A part of Cystobacter ferrugineus genomic DNA contains:
- a CDS encoding sensor histidine kinase — protein sequence MPPRLFFFPLLVPALVALVLFLLLGWKMDAVYVALSSLVSSVLTLMAVRELLQRRLARLARQILQRPEGPAAPLPTEDKREQFDEVTLFQRSLESLHQRMSARNAGLNQEARTLTAVLDGMAEGIWVTDAEGTVVRHNDALRAMLRTGEIVGQRPLALLRHDSLNEAVLRACREGASTRLELTLEGVLPLTLAIRVTPLGGDLPGSAAVFHDVTELRHLEKVRKDFVANVSHELRTPITAIRGYAETLQGGALGDPQVAARMVDIIHRQSERLSELVEDLLELSRLESREVKLRVQDVSMALVSTRAAEVVRHKAQGKRIALELNVPPDLQARGDERGLEQVLLNLLDNAVKYTPEGGRVTVVGGQEDGRCVVHVHDSGVGIESRHLARIFERFYRVDKGRSRDMGGTGLGLSIVKHLLSAMGGEIRVESQPNEGSTFTIFLPATVPSEATAG from the coding sequence ATGCCCCCGCGTCTCTTCTTCTTTCCCCTGCTGGTGCCCGCGCTCGTGGCGCTCGTGCTCTTCCTGCTGCTGGGCTGGAAGATGGACGCCGTCTACGTGGCGCTCAGCTCCCTGGTGAGTTCCGTGCTCACCCTGATGGCCGTGCGCGAGTTGCTCCAGCGCCGCCTCGCCCGGCTCGCCCGGCAGATCCTCCAGCGTCCCGAGGGCCCCGCGGCCCCCCTCCCCACCGAGGACAAACGGGAGCAGTTCGACGAGGTGACGCTCTTCCAGCGGTCCCTGGAGTCGCTCCACCAGCGCATGTCCGCGCGCAACGCCGGACTGAACCAGGAGGCGCGCACCCTCACCGCCGTGCTGGACGGCATGGCCGAGGGCATCTGGGTGACGGACGCCGAGGGCACCGTGGTGCGCCACAACGACGCGCTGCGCGCCATGTTGCGCACTGGGGAGATCGTCGGCCAGCGTCCACTCGCGCTCCTGCGGCATGACTCGCTCAACGAGGCCGTGCTGCGCGCGTGCCGCGAAGGTGCCTCCACCCGGCTCGAGCTGACGCTGGAGGGCGTGCTCCCCCTCACGCTGGCCATCCGGGTCACTCCCCTGGGGGGCGACCTGCCGGGCAGCGCCGCCGTCTTCCACGACGTCACCGAGCTGCGCCACCTGGAGAAGGTGCGCAAGGACTTCGTCGCCAACGTCTCGCACGAGCTGCGCACCCCCATCACCGCCATCCGCGGCTATGCCGAGACGCTCCAGGGTGGCGCGCTGGGGGACCCCCAGGTCGCGGCCCGGATGGTGGACATCATCCACCGCCAGTCCGAGCGCTTGTCGGAATTGGTCGAGGATCTGCTCGAACTGTCCCGGTTGGAATCACGCGAAGTGAAGCTGCGGGTCCAGGACGTCTCCATGGCGCTCGTGTCCACCCGGGCCGCGGAGGTGGTCCGGCACAAGGCCCAGGGCAAGCGCATCGCACTGGAGCTCAACGTCCCCCCGGACCTCCAGGCCCGAGGAGACGAGCGAGGGCTCGAGCAGGTGCTGCTCAACCTGCTGGACAACGCGGTGAAGTACACGCCCGAGGGTGGGCGCGTGACGGTGGTGGGCGGCCAGGAAGACGGGCGGTGCGTGGTGCACGTGCACGACAGCGGGGTGGGAATCGAGTCGCGGCACCTGGCGCGCATCTTCGAGCGCTTCTACCGTGTGGACAAAGGCCGCAGCCGGGACATGGGGGGCACGGGCCTGGGCCTGTCCATCGTCAAGCACCTGTTGAGCGCCATGGGCGGAGAGATCAGGGTGGAGAGCCAACCAAACGAGGGCTCCACCTTCACGATTTTCCTTCCGGCAACGGTGCCCTCGGAGGCGACGGCGGGTTAG
- a CDS encoding metallophosphoesterase family protein → MRVAILADIHGNLPACEAVLEDIARVAPDYIVAAGDLALRGAHPRETVELLFDRCHALIMGNTDCYLAGHYLGGAYRERDHWKTELLQWTRDQLGEAWLKRLGAMPFSTRYSPRRGQDLFVCHANPRNLEDSLDPTLDENTVRRYFQHLDAAACAFGHLHFPYRRRVGRLLIADVASAGIPRDGDLRPAYGVFTFTPRGWRVQIRRVRYPVRKATQALTARRVPGGPLLIHKLVEARYRHHKALMEAARRHSGLPPPGPVLRPPPGANLPPRPLPLDMPAVEPPLPHHHEGEDGPNVPIDEEPLPLSTVQDLDG, encoded by the coding sequence ATGCGGGTCGCCATCCTCGCCGACATTCACGGGAACCTCCCCGCCTGCGAGGCCGTCCTCGAGGACATCGCCCGCGTCGCACCCGACTACATCGTCGCCGCCGGAGACCTGGCCCTGCGCGGCGCCCATCCGCGCGAGACGGTGGAGCTGCTCTTCGACCGCTGCCATGCCCTCATCATGGGCAACACCGACTGCTACCTCGCGGGCCACTACCTCGGCGGCGCCTACCGCGAGCGCGACCACTGGAAGACGGAGCTGTTGCAGTGGACGAGGGATCAGCTCGGTGAGGCGTGGCTCAAGCGCCTGGGCGCCATGCCCTTCTCCACGCGCTACTCGCCGCGCCGCGGGCAGGATCTCTTCGTCTGCCACGCCAACCCGCGCAACCTCGAGGACTCGCTGGATCCGACGCTCGACGAGAACACCGTGCGCCGCTACTTCCAGCACCTGGACGCGGCCGCGTGTGCCTTCGGCCACCTGCACTTCCCCTACCGCCGCCGCGTGGGCCGGCTGCTCATCGCCGACGTGGCCAGCGCCGGCATCCCCCGCGACGGAGACCTGCGCCCGGCCTACGGCGTCTTCACCTTCACGCCCCGGGGCTGGCGCGTGCAGATCCGCCGCGTGCGCTACCCGGTGCGCAAGGCCACCCAGGCGCTCACCGCGCGCCGCGTGCCCGGCGGTCCGCTCCTCATCCACAAGCTCGTCGAGGCGCGCTACCGCCACCACAAGGCGCTGATGGAGGCCGCGCGCCGCCACTCGGGGCTGCCCCCGCCCGGGCCAGTGCTGCGTCCGCCCCCGGGCGCCAACCTCCCGCCCCGGCCCCTGCCCCTGGACATGCCCGCCGTGGAGCCCCCCCTGCCCCACCACCACGAGGGCGAGGACGGCCCGAACGTGCCCATCGACGAGGAGCCCCTGCCGCTGTCCACCGTGCAGGACCTGGACGGCTGA
- a CDS encoding response regulator, protein MPHVLIVDDERDLAELIDFNLRSAGFSTRVATTAEAALQASREQPVDVVLLDVMLPDMSGVEVCRQLRSSASTRDVLIVMLTARGEEADRVRGFEMGADDYVTKPFSVRELVLRLKAILRRGNPGREEASAALKLGPLTLDTHAHRFYVDGKEVPLTALEFRLLEHLLSRVGRVQSREHLLEEVWGLSSHLETRTIDTHVMRLRDKLGSARAYLETVRGVGYRIVAPDAA, encoded by the coding sequence ATGCCCCACGTCCTCATCGTCGATGACGAGCGAGACCTCGCCGAGCTCATCGATTTCAATCTGCGCTCCGCGGGCTTCTCCACCCGCGTGGCCACCACCGCGGAGGCCGCGCTCCAGGCCTCCCGCGAACAGCCCGTGGATGTCGTCCTGCTGGATGTGATGCTGCCGGACATGTCCGGCGTGGAGGTCTGCCGGCAGCTACGCTCCTCCGCGTCCACGCGTGACGTGCTCATCGTCATGCTCACCGCGCGCGGCGAGGAAGCCGATCGCGTGCGCGGCTTCGAGATGGGCGCCGACGACTACGTCACCAAGCCCTTCAGCGTGCGCGAGCTGGTGCTGCGGCTCAAGGCCATCCTGCGCCGGGGCAACCCGGGCCGGGAGGAGGCCTCCGCCGCGCTCAAGCTCGGCCCCCTCACGCTCGACACCCATGCCCACCGCTTCTACGTGGATGGCAAGGAGGTGCCGCTCACCGCGCTGGAGTTCCGGCTGCTCGAGCACCTGCTCAGCCGCGTGGGACGGGTGCAGTCCCGCGAGCACCTGCTCGAGGAGGTCTGGGGCCTGTCCAGCCACCTGGAGACGCGCACCATCGACACCCACGTCATGCGCCTGCGCGACAAGCTCGGCTCCGCGCGCGCCTACCTCGAGACGGTGCGCGGCGTGGGCTACCGCATCGTCGCCCCGGACGCGGCCTGA
- a CDS encoding phosphate ABC transporter substrate-binding protein: MKTFIASLASLLLLVLPGAARAGTVTVKGSDTLVILGQRWAEEFMKKNPNTKLQVTGGGSGVGLSALINGTTDIAMSSRPIKDTENKQLSARTKSNATEIAVAKDGVTFYVNESNKLDALTAEQLRDIYLGDITNWKDVGGPDAPIVVYSRENSSGTYVFVKDHVLKGEDYTPSAQTLPGTAAVVNAVAKEKNGIGYGGAAYAKGIKELKVLQGKEAIAPSEANIKSGKYPLSRDLYFYLRAKPEGEAKAFLDYILSPEGQALATKVGYFPVK; the protein is encoded by the coding sequence ATGAAGACGTTCATCGCCTCGCTCGCCTCGCTCCTCCTGCTCGTGCTCCCGGGCGCCGCCCGCGCCGGCACGGTCACCGTGAAGGGCTCGGACACCCTGGTCATCCTCGGCCAGCGCTGGGCCGAGGAGTTCATGAAGAAGAACCCCAACACCAAGCTGCAGGTGACGGGGGGTGGCTCGGGTGTGGGCCTGTCCGCCCTCATCAACGGCACCACGGACATCGCCATGTCCAGCCGCCCCATCAAGGACACGGAGAACAAGCAGCTCAGCGCGCGCACCAAGTCCAACGCCACCGAGATCGCCGTGGCCAAGGACGGCGTCACGTTCTACGTCAACGAGTCCAACAAGCTCGACGCGCTCACCGCCGAGCAGCTGCGCGACATCTACCTGGGCGACATCACCAACTGGAAGGACGTGGGCGGCCCGGACGCTCCCATCGTCGTCTACTCGCGTGAGAACTCCTCGGGCACCTACGTGTTCGTCAAGGACCATGTCCTCAAGGGCGAGGACTACACCCCGAGCGCCCAGACGCTGCCGGGCACCGCCGCGGTGGTGAACGCCGTGGCCAAGGAGAAGAACGGCATCGGCTACGGCGGCGCCGCCTACGCCAAGGGCATCAAGGAGCTCAAGGTGCTCCAGGGCAAGGAGGCCATCGCCCCGAGCGAGGCCAACATCAAGAGCGGCAAGTACCCGCTCTCGCGCGACCTCTACTTCTACCTGCGCGCCAAACCCGAGGGCGAGGCCAAGGCCTTCCTCGACTACATCCTGTCGCCCGAAGGACAGGCGCTCGCCACGAAGGTCGGCTACTTCCCGGTGAAGTAG
- the pstC gene encoding phosphate ABC transporter permease subunit PstC, protein MDRQVSMQGQGLVGMVAVAPKLSSAARRRQLREKVIAGVITAMAFTGIAALVLILVFVAKEALALFLDAEARHEASLSKMFLPQVTRAGRPATFMWQPVSSVPKVSMIPLFIGTLKTTLVSMVVAVPVGVAGALFAAEFAPRRLREVLKPTIELLAGIPSVVLGFFVLMVLASFMQDTFHVSSRLNALVAGLGLSLAIVPVIFTVTEDALTAVPRSYREASLALGATPWETAWKVVLPAAAPGILAACVLGFGRAIGETMIVLMASGNAAIVSASLTDSARTLSATIAAEMGEVVVGSPHYSLLFFLGVELFVFTFVLNMLATTWTRRVLKRLSGAGA, encoded by the coding sequence ATGGATAGACAGGTGAGCATGCAGGGTCAGGGACTCGTGGGAATGGTGGCCGTGGCACCAAAGCTGTCCTCCGCGGCCCGGCGCAGACAACTGCGCGAGAAGGTCATCGCCGGCGTCATCACGGCCATGGCCTTCACGGGCATCGCCGCGCTGGTGCTCATCCTCGTCTTCGTGGCCAAGGAAGCGCTCGCGCTCTTCCTGGACGCCGAGGCCCGGCACGAGGCGAGCCTCTCCAAGATGTTCCTGCCGCAGGTGACGCGCGCGGGCCGTCCCGCCACCTTCATGTGGCAGCCGGTGTCGTCGGTGCCCAAGGTGAGCATGATTCCGCTCTTCATCGGCACGCTCAAGACGACGCTCGTGTCCATGGTGGTGGCGGTGCCCGTGGGCGTGGCCGGCGCGCTGTTCGCGGCCGAGTTCGCGCCGCGCAGGCTGCGCGAGGTGCTCAAGCCCACCATCGAGCTGCTCGCGGGCATCCCCTCGGTGGTGCTCGGCTTCTTCGTGCTGATGGTGCTCGCCAGCTTCATGCAGGACACCTTCCACGTGAGCTCGCGGCTCAACGCGCTGGTGGCGGGCCTGGGCCTGTCGCTCGCCATCGTCCCCGTCATCTTCACCGTCACCGAGGACGCGCTCACGGCGGTGCCGCGCAGCTACCGCGAGGCCTCGCTGGCGCTCGGCGCCACCCCCTGGGAGACGGCGTGGAAGGTGGTGTTGCCCGCCGCCGCCCCGGGCATCCTCGCCGCGTGCGTGCTGGGCTTCGGCCGCGCCATCGGCGAGACGATGATCGTCCTGATGGCCTCGGGCAACGCGGCCATCGTCTCCGCGTCGCTGACGGACTCGGCGCGCACGCTCTCGGCCACCATCGCCGCGGAGATGGGCGAGGTGGTGGTGGGCAGTCCGCACTACTCGCTGCTGTTCTTCCTCGGGGTGGAGCTCTTCGTCTTCACCTTCGTCCTCAACATGCTGGCGACCACCTGGACCCGGCGGGTCCTCAAGCGCTTGTCGGGAGCGGGAGCATGA
- the pstA gene encoding phosphate ABC transporter permease PstA codes for MRHTWRRAVGGALTSLTGLAALLIVALLAVILLDVVRGGAGHVTWQFLSEPPSDGMMGGGIFPALYGTAALTLLMTLAVMPVGVLTAVYLHEYAPPGSLLARAVRVAVVNLAGVPSIVFGLFGVGFFIHFVGGNMDRLLGYQELHWGQPGILWASLTLAVLTLPVVIVSTEEALKAVPMDHRTASLALGATQSQTLVRVVLPGALPGILTGAVLAISRGAGEVAPILFTGAAYFLPDLPHAMNSQFMHLGYHSYVLATQSPDVEATRPLLYATVLVLLALTFALNLVAVLIRARTRRRAAAAH; via the coding sequence ATGAGACACACCTGGCGCAGGGCCGTGGGCGGAGCGCTCACGTCCCTCACCGGCCTCGCCGCGCTGCTCATCGTCGCGCTGCTGGCCGTCATCCTCCTGGACGTGGTGCGCGGTGGCGCGGGCCACGTCACCTGGCAATTCCTTTCCGAGCCCCCCTCCGACGGCATGATGGGCGGCGGCATCTTCCCGGCCCTCTATGGCACGGCGGCGCTCACCCTGCTCATGACGCTCGCGGTGATGCCGGTGGGCGTGCTCACGGCGGTGTACCTGCACGAGTACGCGCCCCCGGGCTCGCTGCTCGCGCGCGCGGTGCGCGTGGCCGTGGTGAACCTGGCGGGCGTGCCCTCCATCGTCTTCGGCCTGTTCGGCGTGGGCTTCTTCATCCACTTCGTGGGCGGCAACATGGACCGGCTGCTCGGCTACCAGGAGTTGCACTGGGGCCAGCCGGGCATCCTCTGGGCCTCGCTCACGCTGGCGGTGCTCACCCTGCCCGTGGTCATCGTCTCCACCGAGGAGGCGCTCAAGGCGGTGCCCATGGATCACCGCACGGCGAGCCTCGCCCTGGGCGCCACCCAGAGCCAGACGCTCGTGCGCGTGGTGCTGCCCGGCGCGCTGCCCGGCATCCTCACTGGCGCCGTGCTGGCCATCTCCCGCGGCGCGGGCGAGGTGGCGCCCATCCTCTTCACCGGCGCGGCCTACTTCCTGCCCGACCTGCCCCACGCGATGAACTCCCAGTTCATGCACCTGGGCTACCACTCCTACGTGCTGGCCACCCAGTCCCCGGACGTGGAGGCCACCCGGCCACTGCTCTACGCCACGGTGCTGGTGCTGCTCGCGCTCACCTTCGCCCTCAACCTCGTCGCGGTGCTCATCCGCGCCCGCACCCGCCGGCGCGCCGCCGCGGCCCACTGA
- the pstB gene encoding phosphate ABC transporter ATP-binding protein PstB yields the protein MESRALTLRYGAKVAVRSVSLTLPEHQVTALIGPSGCGKSTFLRSLNRMNDLIPGSSHEGTVLLEGTSIHDRNVDVVDLRRRVGMVFQKSNPFPKSIFENVAYGLRVGGMKDKAELDARVEKSLQGAALWDEVKDRLGDSALGLSGGQQQRLCIARALAVEPEVLLMDEPASALDPIATAKIEELIYELKARYTIAIVTHNMQQAARVSERTAFFYMGELVECGPTEQIFTNPREKRTEDYVTGKFG from the coding sequence ATGGAGTCGCGCGCCCTCACGCTGCGCTACGGCGCCAAGGTGGCCGTCCGCTCCGTGAGCCTCACCCTGCCCGAGCACCAGGTCACCGCGCTCATCGGACCCTCGGGCTGCGGCAAGTCCACCTTCCTGCGCTCGCTCAACCGGATGAACGATCTCATCCCGGGCTCCAGCCACGAGGGCACCGTGCTGCTCGAGGGCACGAGCATCCATGACCGCAACGTGGACGTGGTGGACCTGCGCCGGCGCGTGGGCATGGTCTTCCAGAAGTCCAACCCCTTCCCCAAGAGCATCTTCGAGAACGTGGCCTACGGCCTGCGCGTGGGCGGGATGAAGGACAAGGCGGAGCTGGACGCGCGCGTGGAGAAGTCCCTGCAGGGCGCGGCGCTCTGGGACGAGGTGAAGGACCGGCTCGGCGACAGCGCCCTGGGCCTGTCCGGCGGCCAGCAGCAGCGCCTGTGCATCGCGCGCGCCCTCGCCGTGGAGCCCGAGGTGCTCCTCATGGACGAGCCCGCGAGCGCCCTGGATCCCATCGCCACGGCGAAGATCGAGGAACTCATCTACGAGCTCAAGGCGCGCTACACCATCGCCATCGTCACCCACAACATGCAGCAGGCGGCGCGCGTGAGCGAGCGCACGGCCTTCTTCTACATGGGCGAGCTGGTGGAGTGTGGACCCACCGAGCAGATCTTCACCAACCCGCGCGAGAAGCGCACCGAGGACTACGTCACCGGGAAGTTCGGCTGA
- the phoU gene encoding phosphate signaling complex protein PhoU — protein sequence MPSVHTDKAFEADLRELREKLLAMGAKVEALIADSMRALMERDTPLAEEVTSGDKEVNRLEVEIDDACRRILALRQPAASDLRLITTALKIVTDLERIGDLAVNIAERAKDLNQVPPLKPYVDIPRLSDLALQQVKKALDAFVSSDAAKAEEVLKADDHLDALYLKIFNELLGFMMEDSKNIRRATALMFIAKHLERIGDHATNVAEMVVYMVRGTDIRHPRSRNLPSGS from the coding sequence ATGCCGTCAGTGCATACCGACAAGGCGTTCGAAGCGGACCTGCGCGAGCTGCGCGAGAAGCTCCTGGCCATGGGCGCCAAGGTGGAAGCGCTCATCGCCGACAGCATGCGCGCGCTCATGGAGCGTGACACCCCCCTGGCCGAGGAGGTCACCTCCGGCGACAAGGAGGTCAACCGCCTCGAGGTGGAGATCGACGACGCGTGCCGCCGCATCCTCGCGCTGCGTCAGCCGGCCGCGAGCGACCTGCGCCTCATCACCACCGCGCTGAAGATCGTCACCGATCTGGAGCGCATTGGCGACCTGGCGGTGAACATCGCCGAGCGCGCCAAGGACCTCAACCAGGTCCCCCCGCTCAAGCCCTACGTGGACATTCCCCGGCTGTCGGACCTGGCCCTTCAGCAGGTGAAGAAGGCGCTGGATGCCTTCGTGTCCTCGGACGCCGCCAAGGCCGAGGAGGTGCTCAAGGCGGATGATCACCTCGATGCCCTCTACCTGAAGATCTTCAACGAGCTGCTCGGCTTCATGATGGAGGACTCGAAGAACATCCGCCGCGCCACGGCCCTGATGTTCATCGCCAAACACCTCGAGCGGATCGGCGACCATGCCACCAACGTGGCCGAAATGGTCGTCTACATGGTGCGCGGCACCGATATCCGGCATCCGCGCAGCCGAAACCTGCCCTCGGGTTCCTGA
- a CDS encoding ceramide glucosyltransferase, producing the protein MFSTHALGLALLVAAALGSFVLCVQLFCVWLHHRRQARVAPESNPSRPLKSISILKPLCGVDDDLEANLECFATLDHPAYELLLGVKDTRDAAYPVAQAAVARWPHRVRLVVQQGEPGLNPKVNQLITLAAAARNELLLISDSNTRVEPGYLEEISRTFEDPRVGCMSHPISGLGEQTLGSLMDNLYQCTSAGAGQISAKLVAGQDLVVGKSMVLRRSVVDALDGFRAVANVLAEDFVIGQWVTRRMDLRSVVARAPVYNVSQKKSVKTFFKRYVRWSIIHHTCIPTPLYLAQSILNPTPWALLGVMLSPSAEALEAAGAVVGVKLMHDVAVFQMMRPGQRTRWVTVPAVLLKDMLLFAAWVNGLFARSVDWRGHSLRVMAGSHLVAPPSALPAPIPLSAPLAAAEPENRGELLVG; encoded by the coding sequence GTGTTCTCTACCCACGCCCTCGGTCTCGCCCTCCTCGTCGCAGCGGCCCTCGGAAGCTTCGTCCTCTGCGTCCAGCTCTTCTGTGTGTGGCTCCATCACCGGCGCCAGGCCCGCGTGGCCCCCGAGTCCAACCCGTCGCGTCCCCTCAAGAGCATCTCCATCCTCAAGCCCCTGTGTGGGGTGGATGACGACCTGGAGGCCAACCTGGAGTGCTTCGCCACGCTGGACCATCCGGCGTACGAGCTGCTCCTCGGGGTGAAGGACACCCGGGATGCGGCCTATCCCGTGGCCCAGGCGGCGGTGGCGCGCTGGCCGCACCGGGTGCGCCTGGTGGTGCAGCAGGGCGAGCCCGGCCTCAACCCCAAGGTGAACCAGCTCATCACCCTGGCGGCGGCGGCCCGCAACGAGCTGCTGCTCATCAGCGACTCCAACACCCGCGTGGAGCCGGGCTACCTGGAGGAGATCTCCCGCACCTTCGAGGATCCCCGCGTGGGCTGCATGTCGCACCCCATCAGCGGGTTGGGCGAGCAGACGCTGGGCTCGCTCATGGACAACCTGTACCAGTGCACCTCCGCGGGCGCGGGGCAGATCTCCGCCAAGCTGGTCGCGGGCCAGGATCTCGTGGTGGGCAAGTCCATGGTGCTGCGCCGCTCGGTGGTGGACGCGCTCGACGGCTTCCGCGCGGTGGCCAACGTGCTGGCCGAGGACTTCGTCATCGGCCAGTGGGTGACGCGGCGCATGGATCTGCGCTCGGTGGTGGCGCGCGCCCCCGTCTACAACGTGTCCCAGAAGAAGAGCGTGAAGACCTTCTTCAAGCGCTACGTACGCTGGAGCATCATCCACCACACCTGCATCCCCACGCCGCTGTACCTGGCGCAGTCCATCCTCAACCCCACGCCCTGGGCCCTGCTGGGCGTGATGCTGTCGCCCTCGGCCGAGGCGCTCGAGGCGGCCGGCGCGGTGGTGGGGGTGAAGCTGATGCACGACGTGGCCGTCTTCCAGATGATGCGGCCCGGACAGCGCACCCGGTGGGTGACGGTGCCCGCGGTGCTGCTCAAGGACATGTTGCTCTTCGCCGCCTGGGTCAATGGGCTGTTCGCCCGCTCGGTGGACTGGCGAGGGCACTCGCTCCGGGTCATGGCCGGCTCGCACCTGGTCGCGCCGCCCTCCGCCCTGCCCGCCCCCATTCCCCTGTCGGCCCCCCTGGCCGCGGCCGAGCCCGAGAACCGGGGCGAGCTGCTCGTGGGCTGA
- a CDS encoding metallophosphoesterase family protein produces MHLRTLAHLSDLHLDLTPESDTTARALVESLLAESVDHVVVTGDLTHQGSQREYKRFREIFAPLLDAGRLTFIPGNHDRTGEDAGSRWMNGRKVKVEHAEGLYLVCVDSTGPHNRNYFACHGMLTPGVLDAVDEALCAAPRDVLTAVLLHHHVLPLPEESFPERLATRMGWPNASELALGAEMVQRVQGRCDLILHGHRHVPREFDLGTPRGRGLRIYNSGSSTEMGRFRVFSHAAGRLTGAPVWYRAALPPSRKRSSAPNVGPALQYLASQLTMALL; encoded by the coding sequence ATGCACCTGCGAACCCTGGCGCATCTGTCGGATCTCCACCTGGATCTCACCCCCGAGAGTGACACCACGGCCCGCGCGCTCGTGGAGAGCCTGCTCGCCGAGAGCGTGGACCATGTGGTGGTCACCGGGGATCTGACCCACCAGGGCAGTCAGCGCGAGTACAAGCGCTTCCGGGAAATCTTCGCCCCGCTGCTCGACGCCGGGCGGCTCACCTTCATCCCCGGCAACCATGATCGCACGGGCGAGGACGCGGGGAGCCGGTGGATGAACGGGCGCAAGGTGAAGGTCGAGCACGCCGAGGGCCTGTACCTGGTGTGCGTGGACTCCACGGGCCCGCACAACCGCAACTACTTCGCCTGCCACGGCATGTTGACGCCCGGGGTGCTGGACGCCGTGGACGAGGCCCTGTGCGCCGCGCCGCGCGACGTGCTCACCGCGGTGCTCCTGCACCACCACGTGCTGCCCCTGCCGGAGGAGAGCTTCCCGGAGCGGCTGGCCACGCGCATGGGCTGGCCCAACGCCTCGGAACTCGCGCTGGGCGCCGAGATGGTGCAGCGGGTCCAGGGCCGGTGCGATCTCATCCTCCACGGACACCGGCACGTGCCCCGCGAGTTCGACCTGGGGACGCCCCGGGGACGGGGCCTGCGCATCTACAACTCGGGCAGCTCCACGGAGATGGGGCGCTTCCGTGTTTTCTCGCATGCTGCGGGCCGGCTGACGGGGGCGCCGGTCTGGTACCGCGCCGCCCTGCCCCCCTCGCGCAAGCGCTCGTCGGCCCCCAACGTGGGACCAGCGTTGCAGTACCTGGCCTCGCAGTTGACGATGGCGCTCCTCTAG
- a CDS encoding AAA family ATPase: MLQSITLENFKSYKFATLPLAELTVLIGANASGKSNLIEAIQLLAWIAKGRRLSDLVMVLKERDLSVRGTPLNLTHGNAVSFGYDCVITDESGPDLQLQMQLEVDELGMRIVNETLWTLGGDTGMPLYQIEKPATEYSNEIQVAYNNFARGGKKPRVVCIDQQAVFTQLTTPARFGSTHPRSQKEIPKAAERLRRTLEAVLFLDPVPGGMRDYSFLVERVLRGDGSNVSAVLHGLCAELAGKEQVLEFVRSLPEQDILDIDFLDGPRGEVMVKLRESFGGQARETDAALLSDGTLRVLAVAAALLSVPEGSMVVIEEIDNGVHPSRAESLLNRIQAVAKQRALRVLLTTHNPALLDAIPVESIPDVVACYRDPEQGDSRLIRLQDLERYPDLVAQGPIGRLVTQGILDRFLKNPPDTEQALQRTQEFFDFLQQSEEET, translated from the coding sequence ATGCTCCAAAGCATCACCCTCGAAAACTTCAAGAGCTACAAGTTCGCGACGCTTCCGCTCGCCGAGTTGACGGTGCTCATCGGCGCCAATGCGTCCGGGAAGAGCAACCTCATCGAGGCAATTCAACTGCTGGCATGGATCGCGAAGGGGCGCAGGTTGAGCGACTTGGTGATGGTACTCAAGGAGCGAGATCTCTCGGTGCGAGGCACGCCACTCAACCTCACCCATGGGAACGCGGTCTCATTTGGCTACGACTGCGTCATCACGGATGAGTCAGGTCCTGACCTCCAGCTCCAGATGCAACTGGAAGTGGACGAACTGGGCATGCGGATCGTGAATGAGACGCTGTGGACGCTGGGTGGTGATACAGGGATGCCGCTGTACCAGATCGAAAAGCCCGCGACGGAGTACAGCAACGAAATTCAGGTCGCCTACAACAACTTCGCGCGAGGAGGGAAGAAGCCACGGGTTGTCTGCATCGACCAACAGGCTGTCTTCACCCAACTGACAACGCCCGCGCGATTCGGAAGCACACACCCCCGTTCTCAGAAGGAGATTCCCAAGGCGGCCGAGCGGCTCAGGCGCACGTTGGAGGCGGTCCTCTTTCTGGATCCGGTTCCGGGCGGGATGCGCGACTATAGCTTCCTCGTGGAGCGGGTTTTGCGGGGAGATGGATCCAACGTCTCGGCGGTGCTTCATGGCCTCTGCGCGGAACTCGCAGGAAAGGAGCAGGTTCTGGAGTTCGTCCGCTCATTGCCCGAGCAGGACATTCTGGACATTGACTTCCTGGATGGGCCCCGGGGGGAAGTCATGGTGAAACTGAGGGAGTCGTTTGGCGGACAGGCACGCGAGACGGATGCAGCGCTCCTCTCCGACGGCACGCTCCGTGTGCTCGCAGTCGCTGCGGCGCTCCTGTCGGTTCCCGAGGGGTCGATGGTGGTCATTGAGGAGATCGACAACGGAGTACATCCGAGCCGCGCCGAGAGTCTGCTCAATCGCATTCAGGCCGTGGCGAAGCAACGGGCCTTGCGTGTGCTCCTGACCACCCACAATCCCGCGCTCCTCGACGCGATTCCGGTGGAATCCATTCCAGACGTTGTCGCCTGCTACCGGGATCCAGAACAGGGCGATAGTCGGCTGATTCGGCTGCAGGATCTGGAGCGCTACCCGGACCTGGTGGCGCAGGGTCCTATCGGTAGACTCGTCACCCAGGGAATCCTCGACCGCTTCCTCAAGAACCCTCCGGATACCGAGCAGGCACTCCAGCGGACCCAGGAGTTCTTCGACTTCCTCCAGCAGTCAGAGGAGGAAACATGA